One Solanum lycopersicum chromosome 2, SLM_r2.1 genomic region harbors:
- the LOC138342298 gene encoding uncharacterized protein: MSVNAYEAKFRALSRYATQLCFSPQERIRRFVKGLRSELRISALQIAATAKSFQEVVDFVIEVEGVKPDDFTTTSTSKRLRKGGEFNGSYTRGQGSGSYSVRPIQSSLQTVVGGPPQTGQHFSEGHMIDSKECYGCGEIGHIRRNCPRPSYRPPITRGRGGHGRGRFSGGRGGRGNSGHQNGRGNGQTGATTSQHGRGNGQTNDRAHCYAFPGRSEAEASDAVITGNLLVCDCMASVLFDPGSTFSYVSSSFANGLNLHCELLDMPIRVSTPVGESVVVEKVYRSCLVNFVGSNTYVDLVILEMDDFDVILGMTWLSPQFAILDCNAKTVTLAKPGTDPLVWEGDYTSNPVRIVSFLRAKKMISKGCLAFLAHLKDDTTQVPSIESVSVVREFLDVFPADLPGMPPDRDIDFCIDLEPGTRPISIPPYRMAPAELRELKAQLQELLNKGFIRPSASPWGAPVLFVKKKDGSFRMCIDYRQLNKVTIKNKYPLPRIDDLFDQLQGACVFSKIDLRSGYHQLKIRATDVPKTAFRTRYGHYEFVVMSFGLTNAPAAFMSLMNGIFKPYLDLFVIVFIDDILVYSK, encoded by the coding sequence atgtcggttaatgcttatgaggctaagtttcgtgcactatccagatatgccactcaactctgtttcagtcctcaagagcggattcgccggtttgtgaaggggttgaggtcagaattgcggatttcggccttacagatagcggcaacggcaaaatccttccaagaggtggtagactttgtgatagaagtggaaggagtgaagccagacgacttcaccacaacatcgacatcaaaaaggcttcgaaagggaggtgagtttaatggttcttacactagaggacagggttcgggaagttactcagtccgaccaattcagtcttcactacagactgtagttgggggaccacctcagaccggtcaacacttctccgaggggcatatgatcgactccaaagaatgttatggatgtggggagattggacatattaggagaaattgtcccagaccaagttacagacccccaataactagaggtagaggtggtcatggtagaggccgtttttctggagggcgtggtggtcgaggtaatagtggtcaccaaaacggcagaggtaatgggcaaactggggccactacatcacaacatggtaggggcaacggacagacgaacgatagggcccattgttacgctttccctgggcggtctgaagcggaggcatctgatgctgtcatcacaggtaatcttctggtttgtgattgcatggcttctgtattgtttgatcctggatccacgttttcttatgtatcttcctcatttgctaatggtctaaatttacattgtgaattacttgatatgcctattcgtgtctctactccggtgggtgagtctgtggtagttgaaaaggtatataggtcttgtttggtaaactttgtggggagcaacacttatgtagatttggttatcttagaaatggatgattttgacgtgattctgggtatgacttggctttctccgcaatttgcaatcttggattgtaatgctaaaacggtgacgttagccaagcctgggacagacccgttagtgtgggagggtgactacacttccaatccggtccgcatcgtctcctttcttcgtgctaagaaaatgattagtaaagggtgtttagctttcttggcacatctcaaggatgacactacccaagtaccttcgattgagtcggtttcagtagttcgtgagtttctggatgtgttccctgcagatcttcctggtatgccaccggatagggatattgacttctgtattgatcttgaacccggtactcgccccatttctatacccccttatagaatggctcccgcggagttaagagagttaaaagcacaacttcaagagttattgaacaaaggcttcattagaccaagtgcatctccttggggtgctccggttttgtttgtaaagaagaaggatgggagttttcgaatgtgtatagactacagacaactaaacaaggtaaccataaagaacaagtatcctcttccccgcattgatgatttgttcgatcagttacaaggtgcttgtgtcttctctaagattgacttgagatccggttatcatcaattgaaaatacgggcaacggatgtgccaaagactgcttttcgaacgaggtatgggcattacgaatttgtagtgatgtcctttggtcttacgaatgcccctgctgcgttcatgagcttgatgaacgggatttttaagccatatttggacctcttcgtgatcgtatttattgatgatatattggtatactcaaag